In the genome of Anabaena cylindrica PCC 7122, the window TTTTTGTGTTGCTTGGTAGTAGCTATAACTAGTGCTGGATCTGCACCTGGTTGAAGTTGAAAGGTAGCTTGGGTAACTATACGTTTGCCACCTTGCAATAATGAAGTCCGGTATTTATAGCCTAATTCAGCCGGGGTGAGAGTTTCTAAAGTCCCGTCGGGTGAGAGAACTTCGGCACTAACTAACATATCTTCAATACAGCTATTATGCGCTCCTGCGTTCATAACAACAGCACCGCCAACAGTTCCAGGAATACCAACAGCCCATTCTAAGCCTTGCCATCCTAAATCTGCTGCTTCCCATGCCAAACTAGGAATAGATTCCCCCGCAGCGACGGTTAATTGACCTGTTTGTTGGTCGAAATGCTTAGAACGGAAATGTCTAGTGGCAATAACTAAACCGGGTATACCTTGATCACTAACCAACAAATTAGAACCTGCGCCTAATATTGTTACTGGTAAAGCTAGTTCTTTTGCATACTTGATACTAGCTTGTAGTGCTTCTAAGTTGCGAGGAGCAACGTACAATTCAGCCCCTCCTCCAACTCTATAAGAAGTAAATGCTGATAAAGAAGCCTGGGACTTGATCACACAATCAGTGCCGGGTAAGTAAATTACATTACCATCGACAGAATTAATCGTTTCTTGTTTATTGGTAGTCAAAGCAGAAATCGTACAGACGTTTCCAACTGCCTGGGAGGTTGTCATCGTTGCTTTTATTGGTAATTTCTATTACTTTTTTTACCGATTGAATCCGGTAATAACATTTAACTAATGAACCTATTGCTAGATTGAGAATTGACTTACAAAACAAAACCTAGCAAGTCTGCTCTACTTATGATGTAGCCGTAACTGTAGCTGGTTCACGGAGAGTGGCAATGATTTCAGGAATTGCTTGATTTAAATTACCTGCACCCAAAAATAATGCCAAGTCACCCGGTCGCAGAGTTAACAACAAGGATTCGCACACTGAGGATAAGGTTGGTTGATAAATTACCTGCTGGTGATGTTTGGCAATTTCTGCGGCCAGTTGTTCACCACTAATCTGTCCTAAATCAGGTTCACCTGCACTGTAAATATCAGTCAGGACTACTACATCAGCATGGGTAAAGGATTCGGCAAATTCTTCTAAAAAAGTAAGTGTACGACTATAACGATGTGGTTGGAATATGGCAACTACTCTTTGCCCTGGTCTAGCCTGGAGACGTGCTGCGGCAAGAGTAGCACGAATCTCGCTGGGGTGATGGGCGTAGTCATCAATAAAGGTAATACCGGCTGCTTCCCCCCGGAAT includes:
- the murB gene encoding UDP-N-acetylmuramate dehydrogenase — its product is MTTSQAVGNVCTISALTTNKQETINSVDGNVIYLPGTDCVIKSQASLSAFTSYRVGGGAELYVAPRNLEALQASIKYAKELALPVTILGAGSNLLVSDQGIPGLVIATRHFRSKHFDQQTGQLTVAAGESIPSLAWEAADLGWQGLEWAVGIPGTVGGAVVMNAGAHNSCIEDMLVSAEVLSPDGTLETLTPAELGYKYRTSLLQGGKRIVTQATFQLQPGADPALVIATTKQHKKHRLSTQPYNFPSCGSVFRNPNPYSAGWLIEQAGLKGYQIGGAQVALLHANFIVNRGGAKASDIFCLISHIQREVQERWSIWLEPEVKMIGEFQPVCL